A region from the Algoriphagus machipongonensis genome encodes:
- a CDS encoding PorV/PorQ family protein, which yields MRRLAFLCIAFWSCYSAFSQVSPIDQSHGARSKGLGNLKVNLPDAWSIFNNIGALDRAQASEIALGYDHRYGLKELTSLDLAGLIKTNQGTFGVGLARFGGKLFNQQLFGIGYSQTLGIASFGAKVDWFQTQIQDFGTGNSLVLSIGGVADLGPNIQMGAYFSNLNRAKVSKNSEDHLPTLISFGIKYTPISDLQIQLEAEKDILVKPTIKAGIEYEIQEWVILRTGVNSNPSRLFFGLGLRPKNFLIDYAMGQNTSLGSTHHVSLGYQWK from the coding sequence ATGAGGCGGTTAGCTTTTTTATGCATCGCTTTTTGGTCTTGCTATTCTGCTTTTTCGCAAGTTTCCCCAATAGACCAATCCCACGGTGCCAGAAGTAAGGGTTTGGGAAATCTCAAAGTAAATCTCCCAGATGCCTGGTCAATTTTTAATAATATCGGTGCTTTGGATAGAGCTCAAGCTTCTGAAATTGCTTTGGGATATGATCATCGCTACGGGTTGAAAGAATTGACAAGTTTGGACTTGGCGGGACTGATTAAAACCAACCAAGGAACTTTTGGAGTTGGGTTAGCAAGGTTTGGTGGAAAGTTATTCAATCAGCAACTTTTTGGAATAGGCTATTCTCAGACTTTAGGTATAGCGAGTTTTGGGGCGAAAGTCGATTGGTTTCAAACTCAAATACAAGATTTCGGAACAGGAAATTCCTTGGTATTAAGTATTGGAGGAGTAGCCGATTTAGGCCCTAACATTCAGATGGGAGCATATTTTTCGAATCTAAACCGAGCAAAGGTCTCCAAAAATTCAGAAGACCACTTACCTACTTTGATTAGTTTTGGTATTAAATACACCCCCATTTCAGATCTACAAATTCAATTAGAAGCTGAAAAAGACATCTTGGTCAAGCCTACAATAAAAGCAGGAATTGAATATGAGATTCAAGAATGGGTAATCCTGAGAACAGGGGTAAATAGCAATCCATCCCGACTGTTTTTTGGTCTAGGATTAAGACCAAAAAATTTCCTGATTGATTATGCAATGGGCCAAAACACCTCTTTGGGAAGTACTCATCATGTTAGTTTGGGATACCAATGGAAGTGA
- a CDS encoding ComEA family DNA-binding protein has translation MEVKYWKIALLLILNLQTLLLWSQTPPKPEIDPETFIERLFPVQDEDLDYESIYEVLFQLYQNPININLANAEVLQATYLLTPTQISSLINYREKYGPLLSLYELQAVPNFDSFTIQQILPFVILGKEGNTSGKKFLKRIIDEEQAYVLVRHRMVWETRKGFTAPDTAKNGNLSSRYLGDPNDLYLRLRIQHSRDFSLGITLDKDAGEQFTWDSKTRRFGFNFFSYHFTKYSLGNWKVINLGDYQVQFGQGLVFGAGYSLGKGSETVPTVKKSSIGILPYTAAMEFGFFRGAAATYQEGNWQASIMSSLAPRDGRSSSMLDSLENEVEIISSLGQSGLHRTKSELSTKNQFRELNLGGNFQYSLSNKFQIGSNFLWTKFDQIWIKSPTPYNQFDFSGKTNWVSSVYFNYNWKNFFLFGETGMSKSGGNGSVFGFISSLSKEVGFSLVWRNYDRNFHSFYANVFSEGTRPMNERGLYLGIEIKPKTKWKVNAYYDYFKFPWLRYRSYSPSSGYEWLSRITFQPSKTLKTFIQVRQEQKDRNIADNGSPSLLYQTKPLNKINSLISLEYQISPQVFIRSRILASRVDYDGEKSYGYMFLQDLRYGNETWKLTGRVALFDTDNYDNRQYAFENNVLWTFSIPAFSGQGMRYYLIGQYDVNSQLTAYLRFARTNYTDRESISSGLQMIEKPHQTETTFLLRYMLHR, from the coding sequence ATGGAAGTGAAATATTGGAAAATAGCACTACTTCTCATTCTGAACCTGCAGACTTTATTACTCTGGAGCCAAACCCCACCAAAACCAGAAATAGACCCTGAAACGTTTATAGAAAGATTATTTCCAGTGCAAGATGAAGATTTGGATTACGAATCCATTTATGAGGTGCTTTTTCAGCTATATCAAAACCCAATCAACATTAATCTTGCAAATGCAGAAGTACTTCAGGCTACCTACCTTTTGACGCCGACCCAAATATCTTCTTTGATAAATTACAGAGAAAAATATGGTCCGCTTTTATCACTCTATGAATTACAAGCAGTTCCCAATTTTGACTCTTTTACAATTCAGCAAATTTTACCATTTGTTATCCTAGGTAAAGAAGGAAACACTTCAGGTAAAAAGTTTTTAAAACGGATCATTGATGAAGAGCAAGCCTATGTACTTGTTCGTCATAGAATGGTTTGGGAAACCAGAAAAGGTTTTACAGCCCCAGACACTGCCAAAAATGGAAATCTAAGCAGCCGTTATTTGGGAGATCCTAATGACCTTTACCTAAGGTTAAGGATTCAACATTCACGTGATTTTAGCTTAGGGATTACACTTGACAAAGATGCTGGTGAACAATTTACTTGGGATTCTAAAACCAGGAGGTTTGGATTTAACTTTTTTTCTTATCACTTCACTAAGTACAGTTTGGGTAATTGGAAAGTGATAAACCTAGGAGATTATCAGGTTCAATTTGGACAAGGGTTGGTTTTCGGGGCAGGATATTCCCTGGGAAAGGGATCCGAAACGGTACCGACTGTCAAGAAAAGTAGCATCGGCATACTTCCTTATACCGCAGCCATGGAGTTTGGCTTTTTTAGAGGAGCGGCAGCTACTTATCAAGAGGGAAATTGGCAGGCAAGTATCATGAGCTCACTGGCACCTAGAGACGGAAGGTCGAGCTCAATGCTCGATAGTCTAGAAAATGAGGTGGAAATAATTTCTTCCCTAGGACAAAGTGGGCTTCATAGAACAAAAAGTGAGCTCTCCACCAAAAATCAGTTTAGAGAACTCAATCTTGGGGGCAACTTTCAATATTCATTATCCAATAAATTTCAGATTGGAAGCAATTTTTTATGGACAAAGTTTGACCAAATATGGATCAAATCTCCTACCCCTTATAATCAGTTTGATTTCTCAGGGAAGACCAATTGGGTAAGCAGTGTGTATTTTAATTACAATTGGAAAAATTTCTTTCTCTTCGGAGAAACCGGGATGTCTAAATCGGGTGGAAATGGATCCGTATTTGGTTTTATCTCGAGTCTAAGTAAAGAGGTTGGTTTTTCTTTAGTCTGGAGAAACTACGACAGAAACTTCCATAGTTTTTATGCTAATGTTTTCTCCGAAGGAACTCGCCCAATGAATGAAAGAGGTCTTTATCTGGGGATTGAAATTAAACCCAAAACGAAATGGAAGGTGAATGCTTATTACGACTATTTTAAATTCCCATGGCTCAGGTATCGCTCTTATTCACCCTCTTCCGGGTATGAATGGCTATCAAGGATCACCTTTCAACCCAGTAAAACCTTAAAGACTTTTATTCAAGTTCGACAGGAACAAAAAGACCGAAATATTGCTGATAATGGGTCTCCTTCCCTACTTTATCAAACCAAGCCACTTAATAAAATCAACAGTTTAATAAGTTTAGAATATCAAATAAGCCCTCAGGTTTTCATTCGGTCTAGGATTTTGGCCAGTCGGGTAGATTATGATGGAGAAAAGTCATATGGATATATGTTTTTGCAAGACCTACGCTATGGAAATGAAACCTGGAAACTTACGGGGAGAGTAGCTCTTTTTGATACGGATAACTATGACAACAGGCAATATGCATTTGAAAACAATGTGCTTTGGACCTTTTCCATTCCTGCTTTTTCAGGTCAGGGAATGCGATATTACTTAATAGGACAATATGATGTAAACAGCCAACTAACTGCCTACCTTAGGTTTGCCAGAACCAATTATACAGATCGGGAGAGCATTAGCTCAGGACTTCAAATGATTGAAAAACCACATCAAACGGAGACAACTTTTTTGCTGAGATACATGCTTCATCGATAA